The Ananas comosus cultivar F153 linkage group 20, ASM154086v1, whole genome shotgun sequence region GGAGGGACGAAAATTGAATATCCGGGAGGTAATGGAGGGGCAAAGATGAACAAGTAGGTTATATCCGATCAAATGCCTCCTCAAAAACTTAATGACAAGTGAAAAAAGGAAATATCCCATCTGACTTCTCTATCAGAAAATTTTGTCAAATCTGATTTTACTTTTCCTGTATTTAGATTGTATCAATATCCACATCAATAAATTTTCCTAATCGAGAACAAGGACAACATCAAAAtataccaaaaagaaaaagaaaaaagaagaagaagaagaagaagaaaaggacaaTTTTGAATCTCTCAAAAAGattcaaataattttctatGAATAAGCCGATCTTGGATTGGCGACTGTAATTTGATAGTAATCATCTACTCTTGAAAGGTTCTTCTAGCATGTTGATTCCGCTGAAAGTATTCTTCTCACAGCATTTGCAAGATCTCTGACATGCGCATCTTCGCATCCTAtgcaaatgaaataaaatttcagctaaaattcaaataaatcttCTGTGTTGCAAAagaaactcacctaatgtgtttAATGCATCTTCTAGGTGGAAAAGGTAGTCTCTGTTTGGTCCTGACGGGCCTGCAGCTTGGACAATTTGCCTACACATCATCACAAATCACCGACTAACTAATTCTTGTATAAGTGATGTTGGGCTAATCAGTTACAATAACCTCTCTACTTCGAGAAGCAGTAAGCAAGTGCTTGGCGAAGAAAAAGTCTGAAGCTTTTACTGGGGCAAGAAGGTAAAAATGATTTTTCAGGCTCTGAAAGCAAAAATTTTATTGCAGTAAGAAGCTGCTTGGGGCTAGTAAAGATGTTAGTGTCAAACTGCTCTACTAACAAACAACACTTCTATAGAAACTCCACCTGCTCTGCTACAAACAACACTTCTAAAGAAACTCCAGCTGGGCAAAATTGGCCCTTAAGTAAGCAGAGAGTTGCTAATTAAGGAAGCAAACAGAATACCTGGCTATATCTTCTAGAGGAGCAGGTCCAAGGTAGTTCATATTGGTCCTCGTGTCTGGAGAAGCTAAATATCTAATTGTCACATGAATCAGATTGTTTCATTAGTGATGAAACTCATAATTATATTGGGCTTAACTTTAATCCGCCACTTACACCATCACACCACAAACAGTTGGAGTCGCAGAAGTAGGGTcctgaaatattattaatttcacGACCTGTGCTAGGTAAAGTTGAGAAAATAATAGAAGTGGCACTACTGCAAGGAACTTACAGTAAAAAAATCAAGATGAAGTGTCTTATCGTATTGCTTCTCCCTAACTTCAAGATGCTGcaacgaaaataaaaaaaaatgccggCATAGAATAATCAACTAATGAAGCATTATGTTACTCTAGCAGATAAGAAATAAAGAGTGAAACAATAGTTTTTAAGAACTATTTAGAAGCACGAAACTTTTTGGATAAAACTtgtaaaataatacttttattttttacacaTGCTTGTTAGTCTCCCATTTGTCTTGCATTATAGTTTAAAGGAATATCACATGCACAAGTTTCGTTGGTCCTCACCTTCTATAACCTACTTATAAACTTTAGGGCTTCTGATCACAATTAGGGTGCTGGAGAAATAGTAATGAGTAATATGATATATCACTTTTCGCTCTGTGCTCGCAAGCAACTTCCAAAATCATTTCGAAGTAGAGTTCCAAACAGTGAGTTTCTTGGTATGAGTTAATGTTATAGAAAGCTTTTCTTTCAACCTGTTGTCAAATCGTAGAACCGTTTTTATGCTTCAATTTCAAACTTTCTTTCgggtatatataattattggtGAATTTCAGGTAAGTAGGCATTAAACTTCCTGTTATATACTACAAAAGAATACCCTTCTTATTTTAAGCATATCtgatattttctcactttctaTACCTTTTAAGCATTCTGCAGCACTTATTTACCAATTGAGTTTGGATACAAACCAATATTTCACATGAAGAACTAGGATTTAGCAactaagaaaattaatattacaAAACATTGCAACGAAAACAATGAAGCTCAGAACAAGGTTACCATCTGATACTTTGCCGGATGAAGAAAACAAATCGGCGAGTAACAATCCTTACCTCCAAGGCGATCTTCTTATCTTCCTCCTTGGAAACTTTGTAAGCAACTCCCCACTAAATCACGCAGATTCAAAGTAAATTATTGCACTCATAATCTGAGAGCATGCTAAAACATAccacaaaaaaggaaaaaaaaaaaaaaatgctatgcCGTTGATTTTGACATATACATTTATTGTATTCGGTCAATCCTCACCAAATGAATTTGGCTATACCAAATAATCTGATCCACCCTAACTATCCCACTACAATACATTGAATTTTAcaggcaccaaaaaaaaaaaaaaaaacattttcatCAGAAAAGCAACTGGTCACATcattttccctaaaaaaaaggAACTTTACAATCCCTAATCTATACCAAAATCTTCCTAACGCCAAAAATGATTTGATATGCGAGTAAATTACAACAAATCACTGCATAGAAATCGAAAAGAGACGTACACAAACTTCGCCGCGGAGGGGCTCCAACGTAACCGTTCTCCCGGGAAAAGCAGGGGTGCCTCTGTGATCCGTGCTCCCTACACCCCAAAATTAGCATCAAAATAAAGACCAAATCTCCGATTAAACCGATCATTTGATAGAATGAAATGGAACGAGGGTTTGTGCCTTGGTAGAAGACTCTGCGGTAGCCACGGATGAAGCCGAGGAGCTTCTCGTCGTAGGGAAACCCTGGTTTCCATATCAGCGACCCGTATCCGAACACCCACATCGCCATGGCTCTCGTAATCTCGTAATTTTTTTCGATCCCTttgagaagcggaggagaaaggaGACGAGGAGGCGTTGATGGAGAGGTGAAATTGGTAGGAGGAAGCTGATTGGGTATTTTTCGTGCagtttttttcctctttttttttattgggttAATTACGCTATTGGACGCCAACTTTTAacctatttttcaatttggtacTCGACCTTTCGATCTTCGCAATCAGATCCCTAATCTTTCGAATTAATTAAACAACTGGTCCCTAACTTCTATCCCTTTTTCGCTGTAGTGGACAATACAGTTAGTATTTgggatttcaaatttgaagcataattattttatatttttattttagttcacATTTAAAAGGTGAATGAAGCAAATATTTAGATATTACACGATGGCACGATGCCTTCCGCCTTTTTCTAGAATATTCGATGTTTTTACTGTCAAAATGAGTGTGCTACCAAATTCTTTCAgatatttagaaaaaattaatgctGAGATTGACCAAAAGATACTGACCATGACTGTGCAATACATGAGTGGTCAGGAACGTTATTTGAATTGATGTAGCCTATtccatgaattttttttttttaaagagataggtagcatactactcgcttcgtttatttcatttagaaataaacttagctggaaatgtgaatcaactagaatttcaatttgggatctcggatatcaatcatCAAACCCTTCGCCACTTACGCTAGAGACAGTCAGTCTATTCCACGATAATTAACATGAGTTTGGATTAGCTTGGATTAGAACCTAATTGAAACATAATATAAAGGTTATGGACCGAATAGCAAAACATAAGATCAAGAACCAAAAGACTCGAAGGGTTAAGGTTAGCGACCGATGATGCAATTAACCTTTTTCTTATtcaatgtatggagaccctctCAGGCTCTCAGCTATATAGATTATTGAGAAAtactaaatttacaattttaaaaaatgtgaATTCATACGACTCTCTGTTAAAGAGTTGAGCCAaccttttttgaattttagtattataaaaacaaataaaaagaagtaaTTCGCGAAACTTGGTCTTTAGATGGTCAATTTGTAAAATTACAATCCAAAAGTGAATTGTAATTCTAGCATTTCTCTAGATCTTTTCTAGAGTAAATTGCAGCACTTTTCCCTGAACTTTGCGATTAAAAATTAGTTCTTATATCATCAAATTGTTGCACACCACGAATTTGTTATCTCCATCAATTCcgtagagcaagtggtaaagaatttggtggttgatatccgatgttccaagttcgaattctagttgattcacatttccagctaagtttatttctatacaaaataaacgaagcgggtagcgtgttgtctatctctcaaaaaaaaaaaaaaaaaaaaaaaaaatctgagatTCAAATTATTAAAACAATTATAACTCAACGACTGGTAAGATTGAAATACGCACAAAAAGATTAGTTGATAAATGCATCGTGCATAGATTTACAGATGCACTTGATTTAGGCAGTTATTTATCTTCTAAACATACAGAGAGAGTAAACCGAAACTCCTTTAATTCGGAGTAGTAACATACAGCACATGATACACATCACAAAGCGCACGTACGATACACGCAAGCAAGCCTCTCTGATTAAAGAAACCTACGAAGGGTGgatcttcgccgccgccgccgcggcgtccAACGAGCGCCGGGACTCGGCGGCGTCAGGGTCGGCGGACATTATGTGCGTATAACTTTTCaattcacttttctttttttttttaaataaatttagctagaaatataaaataactagacGTCAAAGTTGAGATggaataccaatcatcaaactcTTAGCTAATTGCACCGGCTGGTACTGTCGATTATATTTACCAAATACTAATCTAGCTAGAAACAATTGTAGATAAAAGTTAAAACACAAGCAAAGCCAAACAGTTCACACTTTTCTACCTAAATATAAACATCATTTTTTTATGCATTGCCGAATCCAAGCACTGGTTTAGAGTCCAAAAAGGATAGCAACTTAGTATCATATCTCAACTACTAATATAATACATGTAATTAATGATGCAGATACATTAACAAAGATAAGATATATAGTAGGAAATTATTACTTCTAATTAATCTGCCCTTGGACCCcttcaaacaaaaacaaattgtAGAAAAAAGTCCAATAATCTAGGGATTATTCtttaatcaagaaaaaaaaaatctagggaTTATTCTGGCCACAGTTTCCTGGCTTTCCTTTTTTAGGATCATGCTTACAATTGGCCCCTCCAGCTTCATAATCCAGTGTGACATCCACTAATAATGCCTCTCTCTTATGCATCTGCCCCAAAAAAACATTTTAGAATGCAAGAAAATTACTAAGATTTGTATCATAAAGTCgtattgaattcaaattaaaaaggTAGTGATATTAACAGAAACATAGGGACAGATCACATTTTATTGAATCTGatataatatagttaataaatattaagcaaatttaataaatttatctgCACATAGTACTTTTCGATATGTTAATATCATCACCTGTTAAGATCTTCAGTGATCAGTAGAATATGTATACTTTAATGCTAGCAAAATCTTTGATAACATAGTGAATAGTGTTTCTCTCtcagaaataaaaaagattgaAAATGTTGTGAAAAATTCTTGCTATTACTCCAATTAGCaggttcttttattttttattttgttgacaGATTAGTTTTCTTGGATAAGGAACTTAAACATGTTAATGACATGGCACAGTACTAAAATATTAAACACTGACTCCCTATTATGTCTCAATTTCATTACTATTCAAAGTGTTACATAAACAATGCTTTTGCAGAAGTTCCAGCCAAATAATAAAAGCCTAAAACCATTTTCACGTCCGTAAAATCAAAGCCATAAGATTTGAAGCGAATCTTTGTTACCTTGTCTACATTGTAAGCAGGTTTAATTCCATGGTCCATGGTTTCCATTTGGGCTGCATATACTGATGTGGttaacaaaaacaacaagtaaATAGAATAAATACCCTAAAAAacaagatatatattatatatgtacctGAAGATGTGTCAAAGAGAATGATTAGGAAAATGATGGTGAGGAAGATCCTGAGTCTTGGCATTTTGGATGCTGCTTCTGCTGTCATCAGCAGCCCTCAACTTGTGTTTGCTTGgtgtgcatgcatgctccaGCTCAAATTTATTTAGTAATCTTTAGTAGGGATAACTGCCTATATAAccctcaaaattttgaaaatatcttatttatccctacttttttttttctttttaatatacccCTCATTTATTCCttcgttatttcaaaatacctgTAGTCACCACATGTTAAGTTAAcctgagttaaacgtgagttaaatatctaccacagttaaaaaataaaataaaatgccacttttacccttaacttaagggcaaataagaaatgttggtgatggtaaaaGAGTATATTTCAAAAGActacaaaacaaaatatttttttacccttaacttaagagcagcaaataagaaaactcggtgatagtagaagggtatatttgaaagggctaaatagtaatttcatagagataacagagttcatttacagattttaactttaaggatatatttgaaattgttTGGAATgtaaaaagagtattttcaatattagccctctaagagaggtaaatcagaaagtcgaaaatttttcaggggtatataagcaatttaCCCTATTTAGTATGCTGGTGGGGGTGGCCCATTTCCTCATCATCATTGTAAGGAAACACATTAAGGTTTCTGAAATTAGTCAACTCTTCATGTTAAGTTCTACAAAATGATGATGAAGTCCACTGGATCagtgaaaataaaaagttcTGTACTGTTTGGGTTACTCGGGAAATAGTAACACTTTTATAAGAGTTATAttgttaataatttatttactttattactgatttttAAGTAGCAGCAAGGATATAATGGAGACATATGTAGATAACACCTAGCTTTTACCAAGAAATATTTGCATCCTTTAGATATAGAATTTCATCCTAGCTCCATGAATGGTTAGAGGAGATATATGTAGATAAAGTTTCTTAAACTTAGTTTCTAGCGTGCAAATGGAAATATATACTCTACGAGCAATGTTAAGACTAATACACATAATATAGTTCATCTGATATCCACCATGCACGTAAGTGAAAATATTAAGACTCATAGTAGTTTGTTTCGTATTAGATCAATCTTTCTAGTAACAAGCAAAATTTGGTAGAAATTGGCAATCAATATCAAGTCCggaaacaataaataataaagttcaaaataatgACTTATCAAATAGCATATCATAGAAGTTATACAGGAGGATTTTGTTGCATCAAAATAAAGTCCTGTTATCTAATCTTAATTTTCTACAAGATATGGAGGGGAAAAGAGTCAATATTGGGTGGGTATGTTCTTCAGTGGGGATTGATAACTACAGGGAAAATTTATCAATCAATAGTTTGGATATGATCTTCAATGGACACCAAATCTACAATGGGGATCAAACTAAGCTCAAAGCTGAGCCATCCAAAGTGGATTGAATGAGTCAATTGTGTGAGAGGCAGTAGCAatggaacaaataaaacaaGATATAGGTGGAAGAGACcaccaaagaaagaaagaaagaaagaaagaaagaaaggaaaaggcaaaacaaattaaaactgTGGATGCAACTTCTTGTGCTACAAACTGTTTAACACTTTTctcgttcttctttttttttccttgtatgGATACAACTGTTAATCTTAATTGAATCAAGAAAAAGTTGTCGGTAGTGACCATGATATATCATTAACGCAACTTTATGATGAAGTTGACTACCTGTTCCAGGtacttttcctttccctttttttttttttggcaaaaagTAAGTTTGTATTTCAGTAGCCAATCTGTTTCAAACTCAGCACCTTGTAGCTATCCCCCTACAGCTCGAGAAATTATTGCGTGTTTTGGTGCATTGATATGTTTCATGCACCGCTCAATCATGTGTCCTGATCTAGTGCATTTCATATTCCAATCTTTACCATTCAGTGGAAGAAGTCTGTTGTGTAATATTTACACCACATCATTTATTCCCGCCCAAcgacatttctttttttttttttgaaagaaaagtataataaaaatatttttttaaaaaaaattatgatagaatGTGTGAATCTTAGGGGAGCCTTTTGATTGGTTGGGGACACTAAATCGGTAATATAACTGTtgcatttcaaaaattttctaccTTGCGAGTTGTGTTACTTTttcttcttaaaatttaaatgattaatagtaggtatgaaatgagacagaaAAAGATGCCAAGCTATTATTTCTCCAGCAGAAATTCTACAACTCAGtatagaaacaaaatttcaataaatttaagtGGAATACTTCAGAATCCATTTATCACTGcagtatcatatatatatatatagtccggctactatactattatgagtatgatcgccctcATATttacaagttgttttcgatgatagagcttccgaaccgacgatccacaccattaaacgttatctagagcatttgaaacatctagaaatcaaattttataatttttcaacatcatttaccttacgatcaaaaactcataaaattgacaatttttaacggccggtatggaatacttgttagtttaacggtgcaaaagaatccgaatatgttgaattttttatagaaaattctattcactacctaaataaagatcaataactccgatcttaaattgaaggatccgatcatccatttttaagatatcgttcgattttgaccgttcattttatacccgcttgatggactttattatgattttgaaaaattacgaaatttattttctagaagtttcaaatctctagatcatatttaacggagtggatcgtcgattcggaagctccatcatcaaaaacaacttatgagtatgaagggcccaatactcataatagtatagtagccctactctatatatatatataatgtaaattaATTTCGAGTTCGGGTCAGGTTTGGATTTGTgttgggtacaatcaaaatccatatccgaattcaaatccgtcggattttcgttTTGATATCCACATCCGAAACTATATCTATTTAGTGTCGAACAAATCCACTCCattcgggttcagattcggaTACGGATAAAGTTTTGTGTATCCGTATCCATTGACATTCCTAGATGAGAGGCTCTCTAGTGCTTCTAGTATAAATACTATGCAGCAGTATGCTTGAGgctgtaaaacgggccgggtgGTCCGGCACGACTTTGGGCTAGGCTGAGACACGACACGGATACTGTAGCATTCGTGCCGGTTTGATCAGGCCCGATCTTTTGGGCCATTAATGCACAAATATTTTGGTACAAGCCGTGAACGAAAATATCCTCTCTGACCGTCAAATTTTGAGGAGGGTGTCTTTGTCCAAATAgttttgtaaattttacaattttacattttgttaaaaaagttttgcaattattattgttttatataatatttatataaattttaatttttgatcaaaATGTTAGTTTAAGTGgagtacttttattttttaaaattttataaatttttttaaaagattagtaAATAGCAAATTAAGGGCCGAACCATGTCGGGCCGGTAACCAGCCCGTTTGGGCCTGGTTGACCCGGCAAGACCCACATTACATTTAGCTCTCTTCGAGTGGCGACATATAAGATAAATTCATCTTACTGGCgatccctagcgcaagtggcaaagggtttggtgattgatatccgaggtcctaaatttgaattctagttgattcacattttcagccgTTTGCTATCAATGGGGGAATTGCTTCTTATTTCAAATCTAGATGATTGAATTTGCACCAATGGAAACCATAAACTCCATATACAATATGGATATATGATAGATCTTCTCTATCTATCCTATTCATTGGAACTGGTCATTGATACTGAAAAAATTGTCTCATTTGTTCGATTAGGCATAACGCTTGATATTATTAGAAATGCCcataaaatatcatattggtGAAAAATATCAGGCTACCTTTctctaatattatttttctttacatgaAAAAACTtgctaaaaattacaaaatagcAAACGAGGCTGTGTAGCAAATTTAACAAAAGTAAAAGCTGAAAATTGGGTTAAAATACCAACCGACCCTAGTACAGgtgggcttggtggttgatatctgaggtcctgagttcgaatcctaattgattcacattttcagctaagtttatttctaactgaaataaacaaaacgggtagcatgctacctatttctcaaaaaaaaaaaaaggtctaaaatgccaaaaaaaggttttattgtttccaaaaataaataaataaataaataaataaataaataaatatatatatatatatatatatatatatatatatataatatatatatattatatatatatttttctatcatcgttaataatatgtatttaattaaaataaaatataatataattaaaacataattaatataattttttaaaccacaCAACTAAccacaaaacaaaaatatccaaaactacagaaaaaaaattgaaaaggaaAATTCTCCAACACGTTGATTGCAACGAACAATTAtccaaatagtaaataaaattttaaacttaaacaaTCTAGCAACAATAGTTAAtgcgggctttttttgcaaatgcctcctgagcaatttttattttaaaaatagtcctatcaaaataaaattacaaaaatggccATGTCCTGCCATGCAGGCGCCaacatcagcgccacgcggcAGGGCTGGGCCAGGGTATTAAGTTAGAacacggtgaattattcaccgtgtctaaacacggtgaattattcaccgtatTTCTTATCGTgttttttgtatattaaaaagtggaataaggagttagggatgtcaataggtatggataccgaaatattatccgaatccaaacaccgaataaattatatatatattaacgtatttatttttgtttatttatacaatatataaaatatttaataatttttattccttagattttcatccaacggtatagatttttaaaacccgctggattggatgaagatctaaggaataaaaattattaaatattttatatattgtataaataaacaaaaataaactatgtatatatatataatttattcgagtttgaattcggataatatttcggatatccatacctattgacatcgcTACTCCTTAtttcacttttcaatatacaaaaaatacaaaaaatacgtgctaaacacggtgaaccattcaccgtgtttgaacacggtgaatggttcaccgtgttcaacttaacacacgggcccAACTCTGCCCGCGTggccctgacgtggcgcctacgtggcagactcagggccatttttgtaaattaaattttgacaggactatttttaaaataaaaatttgtcaggggtctaaatgcaaaaaaagcccgttAATGCTGCTCTAGGACTTTCTTTCACTTTTAGAAAAGAGAAGGACTAATTTGCAAAAAGAGACGAAAAGAATTAGTCCGGGTTGCAAAATCCGAATCTATATGGACTTCTATGCAAAATCCCTCCATTCATAATTCACTGGAACACAACGTTCTGAAACGGAGCGAAGAAGCTTCACTCTATTTCCCCACACTGAGCTATTCGTTACTCCAACGGAGAACtccacctctccctctctctctctctctcccgaaAACCTAACCCTAGAGGCCACACCGATCGCGATCTCCACTCCCTTATCCATGGACATTCCGAAGAGATATCGCGCGTCGCTGCTCCCGAGCTTCCTCTACTCGTCCTCCGCCATCATGGCGGCGGAGATGGGCGCGATCTTGAGCTGGAACCCTAGATCGCCCCCGGAGGATACGGCGCCGGTGGCGTCGGGGGACGGGGGAGCTCCGGCGGGGTCGTTCATGATCCAGGCGCCGAATGAGCCCGGGAAGATCGAGATGTACTCGCCGGCGTACTACGCGGCGTGCGCCGTGGGAGGGATCGTGAGCTGCGGCCTCACGCACATGGCCGTGACGCCGCTCGATCTCGTCAAGTGTAACATGCAGGTGAGCTCGATCTATTTACTTCTTCCTGAGATGTTGATGCTAGGGTTAGAAGTGCTTTAATTTGGTGCGATTAGGTTATTCTTGAGGATAAATGAGGACTCTAATGCTCTGATCAACGATTATTAGCTGCTCTCGTCCATTATGGATATATCTACACAGTAATTTAGTAGTTCCTACTGTGACTCCACAGTGCGTTTGGATTCCTACTGTGGTTTCTGAAAATCTATACAGTATTACATTCTCTAGGGATTTGATGCATTAGAGGATTCATGAAGCTTCATTGACAGATCATGTTTTGTACTGTAATAATTGTTGATATATGCTGATCAAGTGACTTCAACTGTTCCTCTAGTTTGCTTATATTATTAGATTAGGAGTATATCTTGTACATAAGATTATGGTTGTGATTGTACTAGTC contains the following coding sequences:
- the LOC109725671 gene encoding gamma-glutamylcyclotransferase 2-3 isoform X1, with translation MAMWVFGYGSLIWKPGFPYDEKLLGFIRGYRRVFYQGSTDHRGTPAFPGRTVTLEPLRGEVCWGVAYKVSKEEDKKIALEHLEVREKQYDKTLHLDFFTDPTSATPTVCGVMVYLASPDTRTNMNYLGPAPLEDIARQIVQAAGPSGPNRDYLFHLEDALNTLGCEDAHVRDLANAVRRILSAESTC
- the LOC109725671 gene encoding gamma-glutamylcyclotransferase 2-3 isoform X2 produces the protein MAMWVFGYGSLIWKPGFPYDEKLLGFIRGYRRVFYQGSTDHRGTPAFPGRTVTLEPLRGEVCWGVAYKVSKEEDKKIALEHLEVREKQYDKTLHLDFFTIFSFSRHEDQYELPWTCSSRRYSQANCPSCRPVRTKQRLPFPPRRCIKHIRMRRCACQRSCKCCEKNTFSGINMLEEPFKSR